From the Bacteroidia bacterium genome, one window contains:
- a CDS encoding DUF6161 domain-containing protein yields the protein MSENVDTEAKAPSITFSSGFIHTETATVVGISAAIEFCTREYDFWESIRADKPRDPVGIIANRHAIHYNHQRQRLSAFIDPKSPSSITIEEIQKGLNTKVLHGSKVLILFSDSPITSRLIDYLQRKGAFAEGVMSYLGHANIGEQLFSGNSRPESAELLRGFLSAHRLREMHTQTGELGTDPSLSALNSILQTARDTYTVAFSELGETRDKLETNTTKFTSDMESLISQANTQWEEERVEREKAAHQVDVEFDNLKNRFQEQLRLRGPSKQWEAAATEHRNWGLKWAALLIATIVCSTILVVHLLYNPPEVFGVSISEWTKPETIKGLLLFAALLSLLAFLVRTFSKLAISSFHLQRDASERLVLTSYFLALIEEGAIQPEDREIVLKSLFSRADTGLLSGDSGPTMPTSGTIFETFASKKQN from the coding sequence ATGTCAGAGAACGTTGACACAGAAGCGAAAGCACCATCGATCACCTTTTCATCAGGCTTCATTCATACAGAAACCGCTACCGTCGTAGGAATATCCGCCGCGATCGAATTCTGCACACGAGAGTACGATTTTTGGGAAAGCATTAGAGCAGATAAACCACGGGATCCGGTTGGGATTATTGCCAATCGGCATGCGATACACTACAACCACCAAAGACAACGATTATCTGCATTCATCGATCCCAAGTCTCCGAGTAGTATCACGATCGAGGAGATACAGAAGGGCCTGAACACTAAAGTACTGCACGGATCGAAGGTTCTCATCTTGTTCTCTGATTCTCCGATTACAAGTCGTCTTATCGATTACCTACAGCGTAAAGGTGCATTTGCCGAAGGAGTAATGTCTTATCTCGGACATGCCAACATTGGTGAACAATTGTTCTCTGGCAATAGTCGCCCGGAGTCCGCTGAGCTCTTACGAGGATTTTTATCCGCGCACCGTCTTCGGGAAATGCATACTCAGACGGGCGAACTGGGTACAGATCCCTCGCTCAGTGCACTCAACTCAATCCTGCAGACAGCAAGAGATACGTACACTGTTGCATTTTCAGAGTTGGGCGAAACGAGGGACAAACTTGAGACAAATACTACGAAGTTCACATCAGACATGGAATCTCTGATTAGTCAGGCGAACACCCAGTGGGAGGAAGAGAGAGTTGAACGAGAAAAAGCCGCACATCAGGTGGACGTAGAATTCGACAATCTGAAGAATCGATTTCAAGAGCAACTTCGATTGCGGGGGCCATCCAAACAGTGGGAGGCTGCGGCGACGGAGCACAGGAACTGGGGATTAAAATGGGCCGCGCTGCTGATCGCAACAATCGTATGTTCAACCATACTCGTGGTGCATCTTCTTTATAATCCCCCGGAGGTTTTCGGCGTATCAATTTCGGAATGGACAAAGCCAGAGACCATCAAGGGATTGTTGTTGTTTGCAGCTTTGCTTTCGTTACTTGCCTTTCTGGTGAGAACGTTCTCAAAATTGGCAATCAGTTCATTTCACCTACAGCGCGATGCGTCTGAGCGCCTCGTGCTGACCAGCTATTTCTTGGCCTTGATCGAAGAGGGCGCCATACAGCCGGAGGATCGGGAGATTGTGCTGAAATCGTTATTCAGCCGCGCAGATACCGGCTTGCTCAGTGGGGATAGCGGCCCAACAATGCCAACGAGTGGGACGATCTTTGAAACTTTCGCATCAAAGAAGCAGAATTGA